Genomic segment of Candoia aspera isolate rCanAsp1 chromosome 2, rCanAsp1.hap2, whole genome shotgun sequence:
GCCCCTTCTTGATTTCTTCTGGACAAGACCTTGGTTTAATCTgctgccatattttttttttgagagaagGCCACTAGGctgctttcttctgcttttcttgtCTGTTTTCATGGATGTTGTATGTTGTGCCTTTTCCCTTTCTATCTCCTCACTGCTCCATCTCTATGCATGGGCAAAAAGTACACCCATTTCCCTAGGCCCTGTTTGCCTAAACCAAGGGACTACTTTCTCTATGCACAGGACTTCAGCCGCTTTCTCACACACCTGTGGTTTGTCCTTGTGAGGAATGCAGCCATAATGTTCTCCTGGCATGTGTAACCATCTATTCTTAACGATCGCTGCTAACAAATACTTCTTGACCCACTAAAATGAGTTGGGTTCGTTTGCCTGGGTACTAGAGGAAACAGGATTCTGCTTGCAGGTGGTAAGGCAGAAGAATTTAGACTGACATAAGAGTACTAAAAATGGTATTGCCTGAATATATATAATCTGATATGCGAGAGATCGCAAGTGGCCAACATGGCATCTAGATAGACAGATACAGGAATGCTGGCAAGCTTGATTTTCACCCATGTGGATGCTTGTTCTTTGCTGCATAAAGCAGGGCTCCATTGTGACTCAGTAGATGGTATGTACAAAGGCACCATGGGACGTTGTACTGAATATCAAGTAGATGAGTAGCATTTGTGCTTGATTTGGACTTGATATGGTGTGGCCTTGTAGAGTTTTGGAGAATCAGCTTCAATTAACAGCAGTGGAAGGCAAGATATTTGGAAGAATCCTGGGCGAGGGAAGCCTTTGACTAGGGCttaaaaatatcctttttttttttttttttggcttaaccTGCCTCTCCTGTTGGTCCCTCATTATACTGGCATAatgcattttctgtttcttttgcatAAACAAATTTAGCAAAATAACTGTTACAAGCAGAATAAACTATGTCAAAGAGAACAAAATGCTAACAGTGTAATATTCCTAATTAGTTTCAGTGTGGAAATAAATGGTATAAAGCTAACCTCTTGGATACAGTGGTTGAGAGCACATGAGAATTTGTTCTGATACTGCTATTTAAATGTAAAGCTGCTGTGCAAAAGGGTTATGTGGTGGTCTCACATCTATAAAAAGAATTCACCAAATTGCTGACCCTGCAGGAGAAAAGTAGTGATGAAAGTGAAGCACGATGTTGTCAAGACAGGCCTTGTGCTCCTCTCCAGCAATTTGTGCCCAGTTTATGCATACAAGAGAAACGAGAAGTAACAGGAGAAGATTATTTATACCCTCATATCCATAGTCTAATTTTCTGTCATTTCTGGTCAAGAAAGAATGTAAGTCAGGAGTTACCAGGAGAAACACAGTTCTCAGTTGTCACTGCTTTGGTTATGTGTGGATGATATGGGAATGGTGCATGAAGGTCCTACCCAGCTGCTATTAACACAAGTGTATACATCACAGCGTACTGAAATTAGAGCAATACTTGTCTGTcttgctgtcatgagcactgatggtgagcaggagggggcccctatccagggggggaaatgcatgcatagtactgaggagttaagcagccattcaaagagacacagatcagacctgccttgactttgtggtttatctgtctgggtttttcccacgcttcttcagtttgttaggattttctgtctaatgtagcagtaataaaacactagagacctattccttgtctcagcgtggttcctggctgttaggacacttgcaCTGTTAATATGGCAAATGGGATTAGGATTATTCTAGTGTATTTATGGGGTATGTACCTTCAGTCACTGCCTGAAGCCCCACCCCCATTATATTGCAGAAGGCTCTTTATCTGCTGtatgatatatactgtatattttctctACATTTCACCCTGCACTGATTTAAATGCAGAGAGTATTTGATTTGCTACAGatacactgaaaaaaaataactGTCCTATTTATATTAAACACTTTGACATCATCATCCCCAACTGTAGTGTATGGAATGGGAAGTTGTAACTTGCTGAtagggtatgtatgtatatgaatgtATACAAATGTGCCGTGAGAGCTGCCATTGTTCAAACATTAAGCTTATAGATGTGGAGAGGACTCCAAATAGCAACTTGCAATAATACACTTGTTTTGAAGACGTTCCCAGAAGGCTACATAACAAAAGTGACTTACATGAAACCTGAATGCTTATAGGAAGCACTGGTATGCATGCATATTCTGGGTTTCAGTCATAGCGACACTTTCCTATCAAAATCACAGgactttttcccttttattttcagaaaatgcATGTTTTCATTTGGTACCCTAATGTTCGAAATGTAgagcaaaaccaaaattctgccgAAAATGGGATCCTTATAATGTGGTAGCTACATTCATTTTATCTGGTTAAGCTAATATGTCAGTAAACATTATTAGGGTGTCTAATTTGGGGAAGGGAGAGGTAGCTCAGGCTGCCCATATGTGGTCAAGGAACCAATTCATATTTAAGAATACCGAGGGAAACGTTGGGAGAGAAACACTGACATCGGTGGGATTCTTGATTCTTGCTTCATTGCCAATGTAGAATTCCTTACTGACTGCTGAAAATACTTGCCTTTTTTACAGCCTGTAATCCACAAACAGCACAATTTTTTGTGGAGAAGAAGGTTGAAGTTCTAACAGTGAACTTAAATTAGAAGAGCTGTCCTGAAGACCCTTCCCGTCCCTTCCCGTCCCTTcccgtcccttcccttcccgtcccgtcccgtcccgtcccgtcccgtcccttcccgtcccgtcccgtcccttcCCGTCCcttcccgtcccgtcccgtcccgtcccgtcccttcCCGTCCCGTCCCTTCCCGTCCCTTcccgtcccttcccttcccttcccttcccgtcccgtcccgtcccgtcccgtcccgtcccgtcccttcccgtcccgtcccgtcccgtcccttcCCGTCCCGTCCCttcacttcccttcccttcccttgttgttgttgttgttgttctggagaTCAAAATATAGAAGGTGGGCCTAGATTGATGGAACACTAGTGGAGTCTTCATAAATTCATCTTCTCTTTGTATAACATACAGTTATCATCTATGTAGGTAAGTGGGTTTCTGCATAATTTCTAGCACAGACCAGTaacctgtattttttaaaaaaagaacattttgccAGTCTAACTTTCTACCCCTGTTTTGGATTTTTCTGTAAACACTattaaaaaggaggaaaggatGCTGAAGTTCACGTAGCCATTCTTTGCTGTTGGAGGAGTATCATATTATTTAGTGTAATGGGAAATGGTAACAATGTGAAGCCGTTCTACCCACTTCAAGAATGTACCCAAGACTTAAGAATGCACTGTTTTCCTAGCATTAGGACCTGGGGGAACAAAGGGAGTGGGAAAGAGTTTAGGGCCTTGTTCAGCTGAAGTTATTCATAGGGAGCTATACAATACGGGGGCTGAATATTGAATCTCTGAGTAGTAGAGCAGGACTTAACACCCATATTGAAGGCACAgtaaagtatacagtatattcttcaaATCTTGGATATACTCAGAGGAGGAGAAATGGAGTGAAACTCCTTGATAGAGCTTGCTTAAAGAAGCATGGATTATATACCTTGATAGTTCATGGACCCAGAATGAAGGATCCTTTGCTTCTCAAAGCATAGTAGTGTATTCACATACATGTGGTAGAATTGTTCTAATCCTAGGGAGCTTTCATATCCtgttcagcttttctcagtttccAGTGCGTATCTCCATGCTGATACTTGCTATAATAAGAAAGGACTTATTAGCCATCTCAGgggatgaaaaaaaatattgaaaagtttgtgtttgtttataaACTACAAGAAGGGGGTTAGTTGCCTTTGTCAGCTTGGCTGCAGAGAATCTGATCAGCAAACAGCCTCAgttcaaagaaaagaaatgagcaATAACCAGGATCAATTTGTAGGAAgttattttacaaaatatatgGGGCAAAGAATATTTATACAGAAtgtgtctttttaattttgtttggcgGTAGACAGATACAGACTTGAGGAAATGCATACACCAAGGACAAAGTATAGGAAGAAAGGTGCTTTCAAGTTATTAGGTCTGTAACTTCATACTCCTCAAAATTCTTATAGATGAGATTCAGGCCTATCTTCTCTTGGTGGTGAGAATCCAGCTAACCAATTAGCTCCAAGTGCTGAGTCTATGGGTCAGCATTAAAGTACATAACAATGTCATATCCAAATCATCCTGGTCTGGGTTTTATTCTGTCCTCTTGAAGGAAACTCTGTGTAAGTCTAGTGCTTCCAAGCTGTTGTAAGATGGCAGTGCAGTGATCCCAGTCTCAGCAGGTATTTCTTGTGGGATTCTGTGAGCCGAAAATGCATTGTGGAAGACAGAGTTATCTGAATTGCTGAGTGTAGAAAGGTCAGAAGATTGATGTAAGTACAGCCGGCGGAAAACCAGGATGCAGGTGAGGAccaaaaaatccaaaatcaacTCGGCCAGTTCTGCCACAGAAAGGACTGATGAACCAAACCAAAGACTCCATTGGTTCCCCAGCTGTGAAAGCAATGTCACCACCTgtacaatgaaaaacaaagaaaaaaattaaaatggttcaAAAACATCTCTGTCTCTATGTGTAGCTGATATATTGATATGGGATTTGGAACTTGCCTAAATTTTACTTTTGTTGTTGGTTCTAGGAATTGGAAGTCCATTCTGTTTGTACATGGGAATAGGCATGCTGCTTTTGTCCCCAAAGCAGGATAATATTCTAGTCAAACTTGAAATTACGTTTTGAAATTCGACCCGAATGTTAATGATGCATTGCAAAAATAAATGGTTATCAAGCTTCAGCTATCATTTTGGTTTCCTGAATGAAATCAAAATAACGTTTACTCGATTTCAGTGTAGGTGTATCTAAAATGTTGATCGATTACTGCTGCATATCAGCTGATATTCTGCTGATTCTTGTCTTTGCTGTGTAAAATTACCGATAGCTACAGTAAAGTTACTGGAGATCAAATGTTGTTAATTACTGCTAAATGTTTGCAGAGCATACAACAAATATAAAGTACATTTAGAGAAATTCCACCATCAATATTTGCTTAAGTGAATGGGTAGATTGGAGATAATAAAAATCAGTTAAATTTGGCCCTGATCAATCTACTATGGGTGAACTTTTGCAATAGCTGAAATTTCAAAATTTCCTGCTGGCTAGGTAGGAGTGAGGCGTAGAATAAGAACTTCTCCATTGTTTATCCTGAGATTAGTGGCAGAGAGATTGCTCTGCCAGGCTAGGATGTGCCTAAAAGTGTTCACTAATTAGTATTAATAATTCCCAAAGCTTTATCTGCCATTGCATTCTATCTGCCACCTTCCAAACAGCACCCAAATTGAAGAAATGTAGCTTACTGAAAATGGAAGCATTGCTTAAAGGAAGATACGTGGATTGCTGTGCTACAAAGGATAGTTCTAAAATTTGGCCAACTAAAAGGGCATTAAGGACATACCGTGAAAGCTGGAGATTCTCCGTTCTTTTTATAATTccactctttaaaaaatatattcaccTTGGCAATCCCGTTCCTGGCAACAGAGAGAGATGGCGTGAGGCTAGGCCTTGCTAGAAAGGTATATCTATCTAAGACTGCAATTCTACCCACCCTTACTTAGAAAGAATCTCATCTCAACGGGTCATTGAGGACACGTTTACTTAAAGTAAGTGTCCCTTAGTTCAGTGAACCTTGCTGCTAGGCAAATAAAATTGTAGTAGGAGTCTTCAAAACCCAATACTTCCAAACATTCAAGGCTGAATTCTCATATCTATAGCAGTTTTTAGTGCAGTTTTTATAGCTGCTCTGttgtctaattttattttaaactcctATTGTGATATGCAAACCATATCATAATGAATCAGACACTTGAAATTAATGTGAGCATCAATTCAGATGCTGGGATTGTTGCCTGATCTTTAACTATTTCTCTGAACAACTCAGCAGTTTGTGGTTGGTGGTTAAAAGAAGTAATATTTTGTGGAAGATTGGACTTGTATAGCTTTCTGCAAGTTCTGTCCTTGGGGAAAGCTGCATTAATCAAGACTTAGCTGATCTAATTTCTGGGCTCATAGCACCCTGAACCATTAACTGACCGTATAACCATGACTGCACAGTCACAGCTTTTACATTCCAGTAGTCCTGCTTCCATCTGATTTGAAGCAGTTGATATGTTGTACTTTCACCCTATTTCCCTCATCTTTTCTTGCCACAGTGCTGCTGTTTCACCCCATTGGTTTGACTTTAACCAACAATTGCTTTGTTCAGCTGTTAATGTTATTTCATCTACAGGGGGAGCTCTTACCTCTTAGATATGTCATTGTATTTATTCTGCAGGGCCAGCATGTGAAACACCCAGTTCTGAAATTAGGATAGATTTGCAATATCAGCTTAAACAGCTCAGGGACTATTAACCTCTTATGCACAAACACAtgtaactattaaaaaaagaaagtaattttGGAAAGGAAGACATTTAGAGGGGAAAAGAgctcttgttcttttttccatTCGGTATTTCTCTCCTCCAAGCGACCTTTCTCCTATAATTCAAAAAATGAACATGTCTTTGGAACAACACCAGCAAGCTGCGGTTAAGTCTGTGAGATGTGCTTTACGCTTCTCTCTCCACCCCACGCTGTTCATTTATAAAACATGCATTATGGGGAGATGCTATTGCATCCATTGCTGTGAAGTTGGTCCCTCATAACTTTCAGGTGTCTACaccctacaccagtgtttctcatccttggtgactctaagatgtgtggactttaactcccagaattccctagccagcatgaagtccacacatcttaagagttgctgaagttgagaaacacttttttttgtgccttcgagttaGGGTTGaatcctggcgactgcctggactagtcgctgcagttttcttggcaagattttttcagaagtggtttgcccttgcttccttcctagggctgagagagagtgactggcccaaggtcccccagctggttttgtgtctaaggcaggactagaactcatggtctcccggtttctagcctggagccttaaccactacaccaaactggctcatgagaaacactgccctacaccaAAAATCAGCTTCTTACCTCAGAGACAGTCGAAGGCCAACGTGAATATCCAGCTGACAGCTGGTACTCTGTCACCCTAAAGAGAAGTAAAAGAGAACTTCAGAGGCGTTTACAAGCAGCACACTTGAGATAACCTCTTTAGTTGGCATCCTCGTCCAAAAGTGAACTTGCATGGCTAAGGGAAGTCACACAGCTGAACCTACTGTGGCCCTCCCAGCATCTGAGTGACATACGTTCATTGCTGTGCGACTAGAATAATCTATGAGGATATTTAAAGGGCAATGCaccattccttttccttttatttccctgCTTGGGTGCTCCTTCTTTCAGCTAGAATTGGGAGGCCAGCCTTCATGGATGTGTCAAGGATAAAGTCTGCTAGTTCCATTTCCCTGAATATCTTCTATTGCCAAGCAAGCTCTGTGGAATTTGGCCAGACCCAGGAATGCAACCCCACAAGTTTTGAGGCCTACTTACTTGCAAGGTTTCCGGCATTTAGTGAAGCAGCCTAGGTGGTCTGCTTTAAATTCAGCCTGGAGCTTATAATAGCAATAACCTTAATAGGAGACAGAAACATATATTTACTGAGCAATCTTTTTATCAACTAAAGGAGTTGACTGTGGGGGTACAGAGGTGTGATATGGTGGATTCCTCCCTGCCTTTCTCTGTACTTACCCCAGGCTACATGCTTAGTGTAGTCACAGTACGCTGCTCCAGGGGGCAAAGGATAGAAGTAATGGCCACAGCCACATCGTTCTACCATACTTCTCTGGAAACAGGAACGTATGCAGACCTAGAAGCAGCAAAAGGAGCTCTTTGAATATTCAGCAGCACATTAATGCTGGAAGACTTTTGGTGATGGGGATAATGCCAGTACTGCAGGGAGAGGGCTAGGCAGGGCCCAGTCCTGGAGTGAGAGTGGTTCTGTTGAGGGAAGATACCTGCTCAGTGTAACGGGATGAGAAAAGGTTCTTCACTGGCACATCACTTCCATCTTCTGTGCAGTCACTGTAGGTGTCCCCAAGGCGCTGGGTGGTTTCCTGCCAGTCAATTTACAACTTGTCAAATCAATGCAGTTCCCTCACCCCCTTTTCTGCTTTGCACCTGGCTGTCTTGTCTTTTcttcgcctgcctgcctgctgaagGTACTGCCTGACTCAAACACAAACTAGAAATTTTGTTGGCCTGAGGATTTGTGATAAAGCATCTGGTCCCCTCtaggccggtgtttctcaaccttggcaactttcagatgtgtggacttcagcttcccatgctggctggggaattctgggagttgaagtccacacatccgaaagttgccaagattgagaaacactggcctaggtaATTTAGGCTACAATTCCCACTGCCCCTTACCATTGCCTACTGGCTGGTGCTGATGGAatttgaaatccaaaacatctggagagcttcAGACTGCCTTCCCCTAGATTAACAAATTTCCCAAAAGTTGCTTCAGATTTTTGCTACTTTTATTTAGCTCTTTTGTTTACAGAGACATCTTAAACTACAACACCAGGCTTTATCATTGGCAATGTTTAGTGCAATGCTTCTGCAATGGGAGTACTTGATATAAGTACTTACAATTTCATCAACAATGACATTCCGTTAGCCTGTTAATCACCATGCTCTAGTATAACAAAGTTATACTCTTCTTATTATGACATGGTAAGTCATCAAAGTTAAACCAGGAGCCTTCCTCTGTCTCATCTTACAGCATCCATGCCCCTGTGGTTGGTGCCAGTCCTGATCTAACGATAATAGCTCTATGTTTGGGGTCTGTGAAGACAATATATGGCAGACACTATAAGGTGGAGTTCCAAATTAAATGTCTGCCTGACATAACAATGGCACACTAAGTGGAGAGGGAGAATTATATGCGGCATGAAGCCACTTATTGGACTGTTTTTCACATATGTAGGATGGGGGGGCTATATCTTTTGTATTTACCAAGTGATGTGAGAGggctattttactttttaaaaatttcacttttattttcccaattttgttcttataacaactctgtgaagtaCTGTATATTAGTCTGTGATAAAACAATTGACCACCAAATGCCAGTCACATTTTTTGGTTGAGGAAGAATGTAGACctttgcccattttttaaaaaacaatcagcACTATGGCATGACTTGTAACTCCACTGAATAGATTCCCATGGTTTGTAAGTATTGAAGAAAAGACTCATAGTTGCTTCATACATTGTGGGATAGAAGCAGGTAAACACTTTTAAGAGTGTGGACTGTTCTTTCTGTTGTTAACCTTTTAGCACACATAAACACAAACCTAGATAAGAAAATGGTAGGTTGTCATTACAATTCATTGTATTGATGGATTGTTGACAGACTCTAATTTTATAGCACTATAAACCTGAAgttatttcatgttttcttttaatgatcCATGAGTTCCAATAAACTCTGAACTgaataaaactgaactgaactgagccTGTTTTATTTCAGCCATGTGcttatatttcctttcttcagaagagaagtgacTCCACCCACATGCTGAAAGCAAGGTTTATCTTCCTCTGTCTCTCACCTTTGTCATACTGATGGATGTTTCTATGCCAGGACGCACATTAAAGCCCCCTTCGTCCATGAAGGCTGGTTCATTCTGATTGTGGACCATTACTCGGGCTCCTGTCACAGTGGACAGTAGTGGGATAAAGTCAATTTGCTCGGTGCGGACAACGAGAGAAAGGCCTGTAGAGAAAGATAGCCAGGGAGACCAAGGGTGGTTAAGTTGGAGTCCTAATCAAAAGAGGAGGAGGTGATTCAGGGAGGGAGATAAGACATTTAGAAAGAGGCTTTGCCAAGCTGAAGGAGTCCAAAGAAGGTTGGGGAACAAGTCTTCTGAGATGGGCCATGGTAGCCTTTCAGAACTTTGAATATGTTTCTGAAATGAAATTCCAATGAGGGCAATTACTGTGGCCTTATGCCTGCATActctgtggttaaaaaaaaaagtttcttaagTAGAACTTGCTAATGATCTCCAAGTGGATGGGAGACAACCTGGAGAGGGAAAAAGCGTCGGTTGGAGTCAAGTCAAGGTACAACTCGTGCCTGTATCATTGAGTCATAGAGGCCAGGCCTGTGTTATATAAATAGGCAAATATCATTTCAAACTAGCTGGGAAAGTTCTATTACTGGGTTCACCTTTTTACAAAATGTTCTCGGCACAGATAATAAAACCATCCAGCACAAGAGTTGTAACCTTGCCACTGTTGGCTAGCAGGTAGCTGTGTGCCATGGAAATAATGCATGCAGAGAGAAACACTAATGTTAGGAGTATAAATTTGTAAATATTCTTGGGGCTGGTGCTTTGCATTCAATAACACAAAGatcaactttatttaaaaaagaacatggcaGGAAAGCCTCAGGTATTTAAGGTTATCTACAGCGAAGAGCCTGTAGTTTGCTCTCCTTCATTTGGGAGAGAGCAAGGCAGGTAAGAACTTGAAATGCAAAAGTCAATTGTGCATAGGTAAACCAATGGCATGTAGAACCCTCTAACTAACTTTTCCCTTGTGTTAAGttttggttcaccctcttcaaaatttaacaagcCTTTATACTTTAGCCAACTTATTCCTCAATTTGTTAATGAaccaactcaatttgaaatggaactctgtacgaatgatgaacatgttattactaagatgtataagacgttgttacagatgaatctggaagatgaacaagtcaaggaatgtatgattaaatgggcaaagaacTTTGGATATGATATTGtgctggagcaatgggaaaatatgtggaccaaaggtttgaaatttacgctgaattataatctaaaagaaaaattttataaaatgatgtatcgttggtatctaacccctgataagttgtcaaaaatgtataatgatgtaacgaatgtctgttggaaatgtttacacggggaaggaactttttatcatctttggtggacaaatgagaaggctaaaaagttttgggaccaaatatgtaatATTGTTCAAAAGGTTCTCAAAGCGAacatacaaaaaaacccagaaatgtttctcttgggtttgatggagaaggagttagagaagcaacatggaaattTACTTTTACATATGATTACGGCTGCAAGACTtctatatgcacaacgatggaaagagccgcatacatacatatacctcCAGTGGAGGATTGGGTCACCAAATgaatggatttggcccaaatggcgAAGCTAACAGCTTTAGTAAGAGAGAATACTGTCTCCGGATTCATCACCACTTGCCAACCACTTTTAGACTCCCTGCgtgtgatggaaaaaaatgaagctttaattgtgaggtttagtgactaaatggtttcctttgaaaggaacaacaTTAATATGGTCTAATTATGGGTAAGAGTTTACATCTCAAATTATACCTGCATGGGATAAATTGGAaaccatctttcatttcttcacttttatagtctcttctttgttctatagctatcttttcttgcttttctatattttttatattgtattgtaactatatatgttgaaattgaataatgttcttaataaaaagaaatagaaaagcagGAGTCAGAGTCAGAAGAAAAAGTTAACTGAATTGAGAAGGGAATTAAATGATGGCAGCCCTGAGAAT
This window contains:
- the SCNN1A gene encoding amiloride-sensitive sodium channel subunit alpha produces the protein MNVENQSEGKKIEQPGLEAKQQNMKVATEMEEEKKEESDGLIGFFSSYQELFQFFCNNTTIHGAIRLVCSKKNKMKTAFWSVLFFLTFGLMYWQFGIIYRDYFSFPVNLNLKLNTDRLTFPAVTLCTLNPYRYSAFRKELKELDQMTRQTLLELYKYNMSLGQNTLTKSSRKRSSRSLYHHIQRYPLHRRKRDTKATIEDNNPPVGKSDWKIGFTLCNKNKTDCFHQMYSSGVDAVREWYSFHYINILARFPDTKALEESNFTSFIYACRFNEVTCNKANYTHFHHPIYGNCYTFNDNSSTLWMSSLPGINNGLSLVVRTEQIDFIPLLSTVTGARVMVHNQNEPAFMDEGGFNVRPGIETSISMTKETTQRLGDTYSDCTEDGSDVPVKNLFSSRYTEQVCIRSCFQRSMVERCGCGHYFYPLPPGAAYCDYTKHVAWGYCYYKLQAEFKADHLGCFTKCRKPCKVTEYQLSAGYSRWPSTVSENWVFHMLALQNKYNDISKRNGIAKVNIFFKEWNYKKNGESPAFTVVTLLSQLGNQWSLWFGSSVLSVAELAELILDFLVLTCILVFRRLYLHQSSDLSTLSNSDNSVFHNAFSAHRIPQEIPAETGITALPSYNSLEALDLHRVSFKRTE